The following proteins are encoded in a genomic region of Gimesia algae:
- a CDS encoding right-handed parallel beta-helix repeat-containing protein — protein sequence MKRSHTAVLKSMLTLAFIISLSSGLVFAGQEKGETQSKAKLPGARPVIHAINYESIQQALDAIPAEGGVVMLPPGNFEINEPLVITKGDVLLMGAGSATHIHNKNEEGQDAIAIHPPADAKLPDGKPDPKPRIWRVQLQNFRVTGNEKSGRGINAKWVQEIYIHGVTCSYHGSDGIFLDFCFEDPRVSDCLITYNKATGLNTVGCHDIVVSANHFEENLDALRCTDGYNLCMSGNNLDDHLRDGVIIENTYGSIVCANMIEECKGRAITLDKECYGITLSANVIAHNGSGIILDDAHGCAVSANTFTLLSKDALKIGPKSGRITVTGNNFSNSYIGNGQVKRRTNDLKAAGLTLDKTRGVTVSGNLFASVRPKAVTVIEPTTHVLFGDNLLIDVESDHDKLTESIIKNTLIAPAEPVKPVAKPSEK from the coding sequence ATGAAACGTTCTCACACAGCCGTTTTGAAATCGATGTTGACTCTGGCGTTTATTATCTCTCTGAGTTCAGGGCTGGTGTTTGCCGGGCAGGAAAAAGGGGAAACACAAAGCAAAGCGAAATTACCAGGTGCGCGACCTGTGATCCACGCGATCAATTATGAATCCATTCAACAGGCGCTGGATGCGATTCCTGCAGAAGGGGGAGTCGTCATGCTGCCTCCTGGGAATTTTGAGATAAATGAGCCGCTAGTCATTACCAAAGGTGATGTGTTACTGATGGGCGCTGGTTCTGCGACGCACATTCATAATAAGAATGAAGAAGGTCAGGATGCGATCGCCATCCATCCGCCTGCGGATGCCAAGCTTCCGGATGGAAAGCCAGACCCGAAGCCCCGCATCTGGCGTGTGCAGTTGCAGAATTTTCGCGTGACGGGCAATGAGAAAAGCGGGCGGGGCATTAATGCCAAATGGGTTCAGGAAATTTATATCCATGGGGTCACCTGCAGTTATCATGGCAGCGACGGTATTTTTCTGGATTTCTGCTTCGAAGATCCCCGCGTTTCCGATTGTCTGATTACCTACAACAAAGCCACAGGTCTGAATACCGTCGGTTGTCATGACATTGTTGTCTCGGCAAATCATTTTGAAGAGAACCTGGATGCACTGCGATGTACCGATGGATATAACCTGTGTATGAGTGGCAACAATCTGGATGACCATTTACGCGATGGTGTGATCATTGAAAATACGTATGGTTCCATTGTCTGTGCCAACATGATTGAAGAATGCAAAGGCCGGGCGATTACTCTGGATAAAGAATGTTATGGCATTACACTTTCTGCTAATGTCATCGCTCACAATGGCAGTGGTATTATTCTGGATGACGCCCATGGTTGTGCGGTCAGTGCGAATACATTTACGCTGCTGTCTAAAGATGCCTTAAAGATAGGACCCAAGTCGGGCCGGATCACGGTGACGGGCAATAATTTTTCCAACAGTTACATAGGAAACGGGCAGGTCAAACGCCGTACCAATGATCTGAAAGCCGCCGGACTGACGCTCGATAAAACCCGTGGAGTCACAGTTTCCGGAAATCTGTTTGCTTCGGTTCGTCCCAAGGCTGTGACAGTCATTGAGCCTACGACGCATGTGCTCTTCGGAGATAACCTGTTGATCGATGTTGAATCCGATCATGATAAGCTGACCGAATCCATTATCAAAAATACGCTGATCGCTCCCGCGGAACCTGTGAAACCGGTTGCTAAACCATCTGAAAAGTAA
- the istB gene encoding IS21-like element helper ATPase IstB encodes MNAEFEKLAHEAANSNQTFEQYLLQLTELEVAARSTNALTSRIKQAQFPVEKGLEDYDFAAMKSVNKQKVLELARGEWVRQHTNLCLLGQPGTGKTHLAIALGLAACREGIRTKFFTAAALVNQLETAQQQYSLERLLNRLDKLDLLIVDELGYLSFSRAGAELLFQVFADRYERRSLLITSNLAFSDWGQIFQGERMTAALLDRLTHHCEIFEMNGESYRFKESMKQKKPPRKKA; translated from the coding sequence ATGAATGCGGAGTTCGAGAAGTTGGCCCACGAAGCGGCCAACTCAAATCAGACGTTCGAGCAATATCTGCTGCAGTTGACTGAACTGGAAGTGGCGGCACGGTCCACGAATGCGCTGACCAGCCGGATCAAACAGGCTCAGTTCCCAGTGGAAAAAGGGCTGGAAGATTACGACTTCGCGGCCATGAAATCAGTCAACAAACAGAAGGTGTTGGAGCTGGCCCGTGGTGAATGGGTCCGGCAACATACCAATCTCTGTCTGCTTGGTCAGCCGGGAACGGGCAAAACCCATCTGGCGATTGCACTGGGCCTGGCCGCCTGTCGTGAAGGAATCCGAACGAAATTCTTCACCGCTGCGGCACTCGTCAATCAACTGGAAACCGCGCAACAGCAATACAGTCTGGAGCGTCTCCTGAACAGGCTCGACAAGCTCGATCTGCTGATTGTCGACGAGCTGGGTTATCTGTCTTTCAGCCGTGCTGGTGCGGAACTACTGTTCCAGGTGTTTGCTGATCGTTATGAAAGACGAAGTCTGCTGATCACCAGCAACCTCGCCTTCAGCGACTGGGGCCAGATCTTTCAGGGCGAACGGATGACGGCAGCACTTTTGGATCGATTAACGCACCATTGTGAAATATTTGAGATGAATGGTGAAAGCTATCGGTTCAAAGAGTCGATGAAACAAAAGAAGCCACCTCGCAAAAAAGCCTGA
- the istA gene encoding IS21 family transposase encodes MLTVDDYGRIRRAHRDGMSIREIARTFHHSRRKIREVLHGAGQPQQYSQRQTQAAPRLGPFHETIRQILADDESQPPKQRHTAQRIFERLRDEHGYLGGYDAVCRFVRKHRTNKRETFIPLDHQPGQRLEADFGKIYVDFPDGRRRVSVLILVWSYSNAPFVIALPTERTEAILEGMVQAFEYFDRVPKEVWWDNPKTVADAVLSGRSRKINQRYAALASHYVFEPLFCLPASGNEKPVVENRVKTLQRKWSTPVPKMEDFEELNNYLRQCCLQEQQRLSSGKTETIGTRLEQDKQNAAGLPRHRFDPCIRREVKVNKYQFARFENVDYSVPRQCAFQTVSVKGYVDRVEMVFKGTVVATHQRSYEKGCQILNPLHYLAALGRRPAALDHSNVYRQWKLPPVFDELRERLENRHGLCAGAKQYVRVLQLLSAHPVQRVQKTIEQLRGPEGADADRIIRRVKRSTAHARNQPDFSPATLSKEELSRPEVLSVQVPCPSLNHFDLFLSTSTQGDHRAPTNNTEEKRSESTAAEQSQAVKVTGHECGVREVGPRSGQLKSDVRAISAAVD; translated from the coding sequence ATGCTTACGGTGGACGATTACGGACGTATACGGCGTGCTCATCGCGACGGGATGAGCATCCGGGAAATCGCTCGGACATTTCATCATTCACGGCGAAAGATCCGCGAAGTATTACACGGTGCAGGGCAACCGCAACAATATTCGCAGCGCCAGACTCAGGCGGCTCCCCGACTGGGCCCCTTCCATGAGACCATCCGACAGATTCTCGCCGATGATGAATCGCAACCACCCAAACAGCGGCACACAGCACAACGAATCTTTGAGCGACTGCGGGACGAGCACGGCTATCTCGGCGGTTACGATGCAGTTTGTCGATTCGTGCGGAAGCACCGAACCAATAAACGTGAAACATTCATCCCGCTTGATCACCAACCGGGCCAACGGCTGGAAGCCGACTTCGGCAAGATTTATGTCGATTTTCCCGACGGACGACGACGGGTTTCAGTGTTGATTCTGGTCTGGTCGTATTCCAACGCCCCCTTTGTGATCGCTCTACCGACGGAACGGACCGAAGCGATTCTGGAAGGCATGGTGCAGGCGTTCGAGTATTTTGATCGCGTTCCCAAAGAAGTCTGGTGGGACAACCCGAAAACGGTAGCCGACGCGGTGCTCAGCGGGCGGAGTCGCAAAATCAACCAACGTTATGCAGCCCTGGCAAGTCATTATGTCTTTGAACCACTGTTCTGCCTGCCGGCCAGCGGGAACGAAAAACCGGTCGTTGAGAATCGCGTGAAGACGTTGCAGCGGAAATGGTCGACTCCGGTTCCCAAGATGGAAGATTTCGAGGAACTCAACAACTATCTTCGGCAATGCTGCCTCCAGGAACAGCAGCGTCTCAGTAGTGGTAAGACAGAAACCATCGGCACACGATTGGAACAGGACAAACAAAACGCCGCCGGGTTGCCCAGGCACCGCTTTGATCCGTGCATCCGCCGGGAAGTAAAGGTCAACAAGTATCAGTTCGCCCGGTTTGAGAACGTGGATTACAGCGTGCCGCGACAGTGTGCGTTTCAGACGGTGAGCGTCAAAGGTTACGTTGACCGTGTGGAAATGGTCTTTAAGGGAACTGTGGTGGCAACCCATCAAAGAAGCTATGAGAAAGGGTGTCAGATTCTTAACCCGTTGCATTACCTCGCAGCTTTGGGGCGGCGACCGGCTGCGTTAGATCATTCCAACGTCTACCGTCAGTGGAAGCTACCGCCGGTGTTTGACGAACTTCGCGAACGGCTGGAAAACCGGCATGGCTTATGTGCGGGAGCAAAACAATATGTACGAGTGCTACAGCTATTGTCCGCACATCCAGTCCAGCGCGTCCAGAAAACCATCGAACAGTTGCGTGGCCCCGAAGGAGCGGATGCCGACCGGATCATTCGCCGGGTCAAACGCAGTACCGCGCATGCCCGCAATCAGCCTGATTTCTCTCCGGCAACTCTGAGCAAAGAAGAATTGAGTCGTCCGGAGGTCTTGTCGGTACAGGTTCCCTGTCCGAGCCTGAACCATTTTGATTTGTTTCTTTCTACGTCAACACAAGGAGATCATCGTGCCCCCACAAACAATACAGAAGAAAAACGATCCGAATCTACTGCTGCAGAGCAATCTCAAGCAGTTAAGGTTACCGGCCATGAATGCGGAGTTCGAGAAGTTGGCCCACGAAGCGGCCAACTCAAATCAGACGTTCGAGCAATATCTGCTGCAGTTGACTGA
- a CDS encoding recombinase family protein, giving the protein MHRGLYSCFLYSSSCGADGLEAQRNDIRKGIEYRETLNRWVVASTDYYIDAGRSAKDQNRPELQRLKADVVARKIDIIFVVKLDRLTRSLLDFVELWDLFAKHDVRLLCLRSVRHIFRDASN; this is encoded by the coding sequence TTGCATCGCGGTCTCTATTCGTGTTTCCTCTACTCGTCAAGCTGTGGAGCGGATGGTCTGGAAGCTCAAAGAAACGACATTCGAAAGGGAATTGAATATCGAGAAACACTTAACAGATGGGTGGTCGCGAGCACGGACTACTACATCGATGCCGGGCGAAGTGCGAAAGATCAAAACCGCCCCGAACTCCAACGGCTCAAAGCCGATGTCGTGGCAAGAAAAATTGACATTATCTTCGTAGTCAAACTCGACAGGTTGACGCGCAGCCTATTGGACTTCGTGGAACTTTGGGATTTGTTCGCCAAACACGATGTCCGTCTCCTGTGCCTTCGATCGGTTCGACACATCTTCCGCGATGCGTCGAACTGA
- a CDS encoding HTH domain-containing protein — protein MTSNTLAEELECSKRTVHRLLQTL, from the coding sequence ATGACTTCAAATACACTGGCTGAAGAGTTGGAATGCTCAAAAAGAACTGTCCATCGACTTTTGCAAACACTCTGA